Genomic segment of Xanthomonas sp. DAR 35659:
CCGCGTGCATCAGGCGGCGGCCGCCATCAGCGCGACGAAGCGGTCGAACAGCGGCGCCACGTCGCGCGGGCCCGGCGAGGCTTCCGGGTGGCCCTGGAAGCTGAAGGCCGGCGCGTCGGTCAGTTCGATGCCCTGGTTGGTGCCGTCGAACAGCGAGCGGTGGGTGACGCGGACGTTGCCCGGCAGCGTGGCCTCATCGACCGCGAAGCCGTGGTTCTGCGAGGTGATCATCACCCGGCCGCTGTCCAGGTCCTGCACCGGGTGATTGGCGCCGTGATGGCCATGGCCCATCTTCAGCGTCTGCGCGCCGGCGGCCAGCGCCAGCAACTGGTGGCCCAGGCAGATGCCGAAGGTCGGGATCTTCCGAGACACGAATTCCTTGATCGCGGCGATCGCGTAGTCGCACGGCGCCGGATCGCCCGGACCGTTGGACAGGAACACGCCGTCCGGCCGCATCGCCAGCACGTCCGCGGCCGGCGTCTGCGCCGGCACCACGGTGACCTCGCAGCCGCGCTCGGCGAGCATGCGCAGGATGTTGAGCTTCACCCCGTAGTCGTAGGCGACGACCTTGTAGCGGGGCGTGGCCTGGGCGAAGGCATTGCTGTTGAGGTCGAGCTGGCCGTCGCGCCAGGGATAGGCCTTGTCGGTGGAGACCACCTTGGCCAGGTCCATGCCCTTGAGTCCGGGGAACTTGCGCGCCGCTTCCAGCGCGGTGTCCACGTCGATCTCGCCGGCCATCAGTGCGCCGTTCTGGGCGCCCTTCTCGCGCAGGATGCGGGTCAGCTTGCGGGTGTCGATGCCGGCGATGGCGACCACGCCGCGCTGCATCAGCCAGTCCGGCAGCGCCACCTGATTGCGCCAGTTGCTGGGGCGGCGCGGCACGTCGCGCACGATCAGGCCGGCCGACCAGACCTGGGCGGCCTCGTCGTCCTGGTCGGTGCAGCCGGTGTTGCCGATATGGGGATACGTCAGGGTGACCAATTGGCGGGCGTAGGACGGATCGGTCACGATCTCCTGGTAGCCGGTCATCGCGGTGTTGAACACCACTTCGCCGACGGACAGGCCAGTGGCGCCTACGGATTCGCCCTCGAACACGGTGCCGTCTTCAAGGACAAGGATTGCGGGTTGAGTCACGGGGTTCGCCTTGGGGAGAGAGGAACCCTGCCCCACCAACTTGCAGGCTGCAAGAAACCGCGAACTCGGCGCTTCTCCGGGTCCGTGGCGATGGGTAACAGGCGAGCGAGAATTGTACCGGCGCGGACCTGTCCGCGCCAGACGTTTGTGTGAAAGCGCCGTTCAGCCGAGCAGGTCGCGCAGCCGGTAGGCCCCGGGCGCACGCCCCGGCAGACGCGCGGCGGCATGCAACGCGCCGCGGGCGAAGATGTCGCGGTTGCTGGCGCGGTGCACCAGTTCCACCCGCTCGCCGAGTCCGGCGAACTGCACCAGGTGCTCGCCGACGATGTCGCCGGCGCGCAGGCTGGCATAGCGCGGCTGCGCCCCGCCCTGCGCGGCGGCCTCGCCCAGGGTCAGCGCGGTGCCGGAGGGCGCGTCCTGCTTGTGCACGTGGTGCGACTCGACGATGTCGCAGTCCCAGCCCGGCAGCGCCGCGGCGGCGCGTTCCACCAGGTCGTTCAGCACCGCCACGCCGAGGCTGAAGTTCGACGCCCAAATCAGCGGGATGCGTGCGGCCGCCTCGGCCAGCGCCTGCCGCTGCGCGGCGTCCAGGCCGGTGGTGCCGGACACCAGCGCCGCGCCGCGCGCCACGCACAGCGCCAGCACCGGGTCGAAGCCTTGCGGCAGGCTGAAATCGATCGCGACGTCGAACGCCGGCACACCAGCGAGTTCGCTCGCGGCGAAGTACGGCACGCCGTCGACGACGCGCTGCGCCGGCGCCCGCCGGACCACGGCGCAGGCGACCTGCAACGTGGACTCCTGCGCGGCCAGCCGCAACAACGCCTGGCCCATGCGGCCGGACGCACCATGAATCAACACACGCACGGGGGAAGTCGTCATCGCGCAAGGCTAGCGGTTTGTGGCGGCGGGGGACAGGGGGATGGGCGTCAGGCATTGGCCGACGAAGCCGTTCAAGCGGCGCTGCATCCGAAGTGGAACGTGCTGTCATTCAATCGTTGCTGCGGATGGCCAAGCCGCCTGCGGCCGTCACCCCCAACCACGGGCGATCCGCATGCTGCGAACGCTGTGGGAGGGACATCAGTCCCGACTGTCTCCGTAGCCGGAAGGTCTACCGCTTCGTTTGTCGCGGCTGAAGCCGCTCCTACAGGGGCGGCGGCGGACCTGCAGGCATTGCAGGAGAGGCTTGAGTCACGACCTTGATCCACGATGCGAGCCCATCGCGCAGTCGGTGCGGCGGCGAGTCGCGAGCGCCTACTCGGCCGCAGGCTGCCCGAGCAGGCGCTTGTCCCAGTTCTCGACCGCGCGCTGGGCCAGGCGTCGCTCGAACAGCACGCGCCAGTTCGGCACCAGCGGCAACGCCAGCACCTGCTCCAACTGTGCGGGGTCCACCTCGCGCCGGTACAACAGCGCGATCAACCTCGCCAATGACCAGGCCGGATAGGGTCGCTCAAGTAATGTCAGGCGATCGCCGGCGGCGACGTCGCCGGGCTGCAGCACCCGGTAGTACCAACCGGTGCGGCCGCTTTCCTGCACGCGCCGCGCCAGCGCGGCCACGCCGAAGCGATCGGACAGCTTCCAGCACGGCTGACGCGACTGCGACACCTCGACCAGTGCCGTGCCCAGCCGCAGCCGGTCGCCCAGGCACAGGCCGGCCTCGGTGGCGCCATGCGTGCTGAGGTTCTCGCCGAACGCGCCGGGCGCGTCGAGCAAGGCGTGCGCACCCAGTTCCTGGCGCCAGGCGGCGTAGTGGTCGCGCGGATAGTGGTGCAGCGCCTTGTCCGGGCCGCCATGCACGCGGCGGTCGCCCTGCTCGTCCAGTTCCAGGCCTTCATGGCCGATGCGCAGCGACCCGGGTACCGGTTGCTTGGCGATGGCGCTGCGGCTGCCGGGCCGGGTGAAGTCCTGTGCGCGGCCGACCAGCACCGCCTCCACGTGCAGGTCCAGCGTGGGCAACGCTGTCACGCGCCTTCGCCCGGTCGCATCAGGCCGTCGCGCCGTGCAACGCGGCGACCTCGGCCTGCAGCAACTCGCCGAGGATGCGCACGCCGGCCTCGATGCGCGCTTCCGGCACGGTCACGAACGACAGCCGCAAGGTATTGCGCTGCGGTTCGACCGCGAAGAACGGCGCACCCGGCACGAAGGCCACGTTGCGCTCGATCGCCTTGGCCAGCAACGCGCCGCCGTCCATGCCCGCCGGCAGTTCGACCCAGATGAACATGCCGCCGGCCGGGCGGTTCCAGCGCACCTGCGACGGGAAATACTTGCCGAGCGCGTCGAGCATCTGCTGGCAGCGGCTCGCGTACAGGCTGCGGATGCCGGGGATGTGCGCGTCCAGGAAGCCGTCCTGCACCGCCTCGTAGACGATGCGCTGACTGAACGACGGCGTATGCAGGTCGGCCGCCTGCTTGGCCTGCACCAGCTTGGCGTGCACCGCCTCCGGGGCCACCACGAAGCCCAGGCGCAGGCCCGGCGCCAGCACCTTGGAGAACGAGCCCATGTAGATCCCGCCCTCCGGGTGCATCGACAGCAGGCTCGGCAGCGTGTCGCCGCTGTAGCACAGCTCGCCGTAGGGATCGTCCTCGACGATCGGCACGCCGGCCGCGGCCGCGCGCGCGACCAGCGCCTGGCGCCGGTGCAGCGGCAGGCGCCGCCCGGTCGGGTTCTGGAAGTTCGGCAGCACGTACATGAAGCGCGCGCCCGCCAGATGTTCCGCGTCCAGCGCATCCACCACCACGCCGTCGTCGTCCGACTGCATCGCCGCGAACGCCGGCTGGAACAGCGAGAACGCCTGCAGCGCGCCGAGATAGCTCGGCGTTTCCACCAGCACCTTGCTGCCTTCGTCGATGAACACCTTGCCGAGCAAATCCAGGCCCTGCTGCGAGCCGGTGGTGATCAGCACCTGGCTGGGCCGGATGCTGGCGCCGTCGCGGCTCAGCCGCGCGGCCACCCATTCGCGCAGCGGCAGATAGCCTTCGGTCGGGCCGTACTGCAGCGCCGCCTGCGGCGCCTCGCGCAGCACCTTGTCGCAGGCGTACTGCATGCGCGCGATCGGGAACGTGTCCGGCGACGGCAGCCCGCCCGCGAAGGAGATCACTTCCGGGCGTTCGGTGACCTTGAGGATTTCGCGGATCGCCGAACTGGTCAGCGCCTGCGCACGGCGGGAGAACTGGAAGGAGGTCGTCATGGCGATAGCATAACGGCAGTCCCGCCGCGCTCCGCTGTGCAGCGCAGCGCGAAGGGCGCTCGGCGATCCAGCGGGCCCACCCAGGCCGTGCCGACGCTGGCGCTCGGCGCTGAGCCGCCGCCGCAAGCGCCGGCGCTGTTGCGAATGGCGCTGCGTGGCTACTCGCGCGCGCCGGAATCGGGCTGCGCCGCGGCCTCCAACCATCGCGCCAGCGCGGCAGGTGCATACAGACGCACATCCGAGACGGTGGGAAGTGTCGCCGTTGCGAACAGCGCCTCGTCCAATTGCAGGATCGGGCCGTAGGCGATCGCGGTCTGCGTGCCGATGCAGGACAGGCGGCGCAGCACGGTCAGCCGATAGCCCTGCCCCAGGTAATGGCGCGTGCCGCCATCGGCAGGCAATGGCGCTTCGGTATCGATGCGCGCATGCAGCGGTGTGCGGCCAGCCGCGGCGGCGCGAAAATCGGCATCGGCCTGGCGCAATGCGTCGCGCTGCGGCGGCGCGAGCGCCTGCAGATCCAGACCGAAGAAGGCGCCGGCTGGCGGCGACATGGGCAACGGCAGATCGCTCATGGCAGCCGGTCTCGCCTCATCCGTTGCGCCAGCCGCCAGCTCAATGCCGACGCGGCGGTGCCGGGCCGCAGCTGTCGCAGCCGCCGCAAGCGCCGGCACCGGCCGTAGCCGCAGGCGCGATCTTGCGGCCAACGGCCTGCAGCCAGGCCGCCCGGCCCGGCTTGAGCAGGCGCAGCGCGATGCCGCCGCGCAGCTTGCGCGCAGTGCCAGGAAATTGCTTCTTCAGCACTACCCACGCACTGACCAACACCGCCAGCGCGATCACCAGGTATTGCAGCCACAGCGACATGGACGCGGACATGGCTCAGCCGGCCCCCAGCGCCACCGCGACCTGGTAGGTGACCAGCGACGCCAGGTACGCCAGCGCGAACAGGTAGAACGCGGCGAAGCTCATCTGCTTCCACGAATTGGTCTCGCGCTTGATCGTAGCCAGCGTGGAAAGGCACATCGGCGCGTAGATGTACCAGACCAGCAGCGACAGCGCGGTGGCCAGCGACCAGCCATCGCTGATCAGCGGCGACAGCCCCTGCGCTGCGGCATCGTCGTCGGCCGCCGACAGCGCATAGACCGTCGCCAGCGACGACACCGCCAACTCGCGCGCGGCCAGGCCGGGGATCAGCGCGATGCAGATCTGCCAGTTGAAGCCCAGCGGCGCGAATACCGTGGTCATGGCGTGGCCGATGCGGCCGGCGAAGCTGTAATCGATCGCCGGCAAGGTGGCGTCGGCCGGCGCCGCCGGGAACGACAGCAGGAACCACAGCAGGATGGTCAGCGCCAGGATGATGCCGCCGACGCGCTTGAGGAAGATCGCCGCGCGCTCCCACAGGCCCAGCGCCAGGTCGCGCATGTGCGGCACGCGGTAGGACGGCAGCTCCAGCAGCAGCGGATGTTCGCCCTTGTCGCGGCGCCACTTCTTCATCGTCCACGACACCACCAGCGCACTGGCGATGGCGGCGAAGTACAGCCCGAACAGCACCATCCCCTGCTGGTTGAACACGCCCCACACCTGCCGTTGCGGAATGAACGCGCCGATCAGCAGGGCGTACACCGGCAGGCGCGCCGAACAGGTCATCAGCGGCGCGACCAGGATGGTCGCCAGGCGGTCGCGCGGGTCCTGGATGCTGCGCGTGGACATGATCCCGGGCACCGCGCAGGCGAAGCTGGACAGCAGCGGGATGAACGAGCGTCCGGACAGCCCGGCCGCGGCCATCATGCGGTCGAGAAGGAACGCCGCGCGCGGCAGATAGCCGGATTCCTCCAGCGCCAGGATGAAGGCGAACAGGATCAGGATCTGCGGCAGGAACACCACCACCCTGCCGAGGCCGGTGATGATGCCGTCCACCAGCAGGCTGTTCAGCGGCCCCTGCGGCAGGGTGCTGCCGACCCAGGCGCCTAACGCCGTGGTGCCGCCGTCGATCAGCTCCATCAGCGGCGTCGCCCAGGCGTACACCGCCTGGAAGATCAGGAACATCACCACCGCCAGGGTCAACAGGCCGGCGACCGGATGCAGCAGCCAGCGGTCCAGCGCGTCGTCGATGCGCGAGGTGCGGGTCGGCATCGACACCGCCGCCGCGAGAATGGCGCGGACCTGCTGGTGGTAGTCGCCCTGCCCCTCGCTCGGCGCCACCGCCGGCGGCAATGTCGGCGCCAAGGTGTCGAGCCGCTCGACCAGGGCGCGGGCGCCGTTGCGGCGCACCGCCACGGTCTCGATCACCGGCACGCCCAGCGCCTGCTCCAGCGCCTGGCGGTCGATCTGGATGCCGCGGCGCTGCGCCGCGTCGACCATGTTCAACGCCACCAGCATCGGCTTGCCCAACTCACGCAGCTCCAGCGCGAAGCGCAGGTGCAGGCGCAGGTTGGTGGCATCGACCACGCACACCAGCACGTCCGGCGCCGGCTCGCCCGGGTAGAAGCCGCGGCACAGGTCGCGGGTGATCGCCTCGTCCAGGCTGGCCGGCTGCAGGCTGTAGGCGCCGGGCAGGTCCAGCACCGCGAACTCGCGCCCGGACGGCGCGCGGAAGCGGCCTTCCTTGCGCTCCACGGTGACGCCGGCGTAGTTGGCGACCTTCTGCTTGCTGCCGGTCAACTGGTTGAACAAGGCGGTCTTGCCGCAGTTCGGGTTGCCGACCAGGGCCAGGCGCAGCGGCGCGGCCGCCGCGCTCACGGCTGCACCTCGGCGGCGGCGCTGACCTGGACCCGTGCGGCCTCGCTGCGGCGCAGGGCGAAGCGCGTGTAGCCGACCTGCACCAGCAGCGGCTCGCCGCCGATCGGGCCGCTGGCCAGGACCTGCACCTGCTCGCCGGCGACGAAGCCCAGCTCGCGCAGGCGCCGCGCGATGGCGTCGTTGGGCTGGCGGTCGTGCACGGTTTCGACGAGGGCGGTGCTGCGCAGCGGCATGTCGGACAACGTCACGGAAACGTTCCGTCGATAAGAATGGTTATCAATTGTAGCACCGCCGCATTGCGTCATGGCGGCGCCGGCGCGGCCCGCTATCATGTCCGTATGGCTGCCGTTTCCCCTTCGCACGAGAACCGCCGATGAGCGATGCCCTGCTGCTGGAACGCTCGGGCAAGGTCCTGACCTTGCGACTGAACCGACCGGAGGTGCGCAACGCCTTCGATGCCGACCTGATCGCGCACCTGACCGTGGCGTTGCAGGAGATCGGTGCCGACCCGAAGGTCAAGGTGCTGGTCCTGGCCGGGGCGGGCGCGGCATTCTCCGCCGGCGCCGACCTGCAATGGATGCGCGCGATGGCCGCCGCCAGCGAACAGGAGAACCTGGACGACGCGCTGGCCCTGGCGCGGCTGATGCGCACCCTGGACGAACTGCCCAAGCCGACCGTGGCGCGCGTACACGGCGCGGCGTTCGGCGGCGCGGTCGGCCTGATCGCCTGCTGCGACATCGCCATCGGCTCCACCGACGCGCGTTTCGCGCTCAGCGAGAGCCGGCTGGGGCTGCTGCCGGCGGTGATCTCGCCGTACGTGATCGCCGCGATCGGCGCGCGCCAGGCGCGGCGCTGGTTCGCCAGCGCCGAGGCGTTCGATGCGGCCACCGCGACCCAGATCGGCCTACTGCACCAGGCGGTGGCGCCGGGCGCGCTGGACGCGGCGGTGCAACGCCAATTGGAACTGCTGGGCCAGGCCGGACCGCTCGCCGCCGCCGGTGCCAAGGCGCTGGTGCGCCGCGTCGCTGCGGTCGGCGACGACGCCAGCCTGGACCGCGACAACGCCGCGCTGATCGCGCGGCTGCGGGTGTCGGCGGAAGGCCAAGAAGGACTGAACGCCTTCCTGGAAAAGCGCGAGCCGAACTGGCGGGGGTTCTGGTGAGCCCGCTCGACCACATCGGCCTGCGCTGCGTCGACCTGGAACGCAGCCTCGCCTTCTATCGCGCCGCGCTGGCCGCGCTCGGGCTGGACGTGGTGATGGAGGTGAGCGCCGAACAGACCGGCGATCGCCGCCACGTCGGCTTCGGCCGCGACGGCAAGCCCAGCGTCTGGCTCACCGACGGCGCCGCCAACGCCGATGGCGGCCTGCACCTGGCCTTCGCCGTCGACGAGCGCGCGCAGGTGGACGCGTTCCATCGCGCCGGGCTGGCCGCCGGCGGCCGCGACAACGGCGCCCCCGGCCTGCGCCCGCATTACCACCCCAACTACTACGGCGCCTTCCTGCTGGACCCGGACGGGCACAACATCGAAGCCGTCTGCCATCGCCCGGCCAGCGCCTGAGGCGTTGGCCCTAGCCGCCGGCTGCGCTGCGTCCCGATCGCGCGTGCGCGAGCCGCATGCCGCCGTCCGCCGTTGCCCCTGAAGGAGTGTCCGTGAACGTCGATCCGTTGCTTCCGCCCTGCCACGTTCGCCGAGCGCCGCACCACGGGTCCGCCCGATGAACGATTTCGTGCGCCTGGTGGAAGTGGGACCGCGCGACGGCCTGCAGAACGAGAAGACCTGGGTCGCCACCGCCGACAAGATCGCACTGATCGCGCAGCTTTCCCGCACCGGCCTGCGCAGCATCGAGGCGACGAGTTTCGTCAGCCCGAAATGGGTACCGCAACTGGCCGATGCCGCCGAGGTCTATGCCGGCATCGTGCCGGCCCCGGGCGCGGACTATCCGGTGCTGGTGCCGAACCTGCAGGGCTACGAGCGCGCCGCCGCGGTCGGCGTGCGCGAAGTGGCCGTGTTCACCGCCGCCTCGGAGACCTTCAACCGCACCAACACCAATGCCGGTATCGACGAATCGCTGGCGCGCTTCGCCCCGGTGCTGGCGCGCGCCGCCGCCGACGGGGTCAGGGTGCGCGGCTACGTCTCCACCGTGCTCGGCTGCCCCTACCAGGGCGAGGTGCCGCTGGCCGACGTGGTGCGGGTCGCGCGGCAGCTGCACGCGATGGGCTGCTACGAGATCTCGCTGGGCGACACCATCGGCGTCGGCACGCCCACCAAGGCGCGGGCGATGCTGCGCGCGGTGGCCACCGAGGTGCCGATGGCGGCGCTGGCGGTGCATTTCCACGACACCTACGGGCAGGCGCTGGCCAACATCGCCGCGTGCCTGGAGGAAGGCGTGCGCGTGGTCGATGCGGCGGTATCCGGCGCCGGCGGCTGCCCTTACGCCAAGGGCGCCAGCGGCAATGTCGCCAGCGAGGACGTGGTCTACCTGCTGCACGGCAGCGGCGTGACCACCGGCATCGACCTGGATGCGCTGGCCGCCACCGGGCGCTGGCTGGCGCAGAAGCTCGGCCGCGCGACCGGCAGCAAGGTCGGCCAGGCGCTGGCGACGGCCTGACCGGATCGCCCCGCGCGCGCCGCCTGTGGCGCCGGCGGGGACTGCGCGGAGTCGGCTAAAATGCGCGCTTTCCTGGGAGGGAGCATCCATGCAGCTTGCCGATATCCGCGCGGTGGTCACCGGCGGCGTTTCCGGGCTCGGCCTGGCGGTCGCGCAGCGCCTCGTCGCCGAAGGCGGCAAGGTCGCGTTGTTCGACCTCAACGACGACAAGGGCGCGGCCGCGGTCGCCGCGCTGGGCGATGCGCAGGCGCGCTATTTCCGCACCGACGTCAGCGACGAGGCACAGGTGGCGGCGCAACTGAATGCCGCGCGCGACTTCCTCGGCGGGCTCAACGCCGCGATCAACTGCGCCGGCATCCTCGGCGCCGGCCGCGTGCTCGGCAAGGAGGCGCCGATGGCGCTGGCCACCTTCCAGGGCACGGTGATGGTCAACCTGGTCGGCAGCTTCAACGTCGCCAAGGCCGCCGCCGACCTGATGCAGCACAACGCCCCGGGCGAGGACGGCGAGCGCGGCGCGATCGTCAACACCGCCAGCGTCGCCGCCTACGAAGGCCAGATCGGCCAGGCCGCGTATGCCGCCTCCAAGGGCGGCGTGGTGGCGATGACCCTGCCGATGGCGCGCGAACTGGCGCGCTTCGGCATCCGCGTCAACACCATCGCCCCGGGTATCTTCTGGACGCCGATGGTGGACGGCATGTCCGAGGCGGTGCAACAGTCGCTGGCCGCCTCGATCCCGTTCCCGGCGCGGCTCGGCCGCCCCGAGGAATTCGCCGACACGGTGCTGTTCCTGCTGCGCAACCGCTATCTCAACGGCGAGGTGATCCGCCTCGACGGCGCGGTGCGGTTGGCACCTAAATAGCCGGGAATGGGGAATCGGGAATGGGGAATCGCAACAGCGTCCCTTTCACTGATCCTCGCCCGACTGCTTGACGCTTCTCCCATTCCCTATTCCCCAATCCCGATTCCCAGCCCCAATGAAAGCCAACGAAATCAAGAAAGGCAACGTCGTCGAGTACAACAACGGCGTCTATCAGATCCGCGACATCGAGCGCAGCTCGCCGCAGGGCCGCGGCGGCAACGTGCGCTTCCGCTTCGTGATGTACAGCGTGCCGGGCGGCAACAAGCTCGACGCCAGCTTCGACGGCGACGACGACCTGCGCGAAGTCGAGCTGATGCGCCGCCAGGCCACCTTCTCGTACAAGGACGGCGAGGCCTTCGTGTTCCTCGACGACGAGGACTACACCCCGTACACCCTCGATGCCGACGTGATCGGCGACGACGCCGGCTACATCACCGACGGCCTGAGCGGCATCTATGTGCAGGTCATCGACGACCAGCCGGTGGCGATCCAGTTGCCGCAGAGCGTGACCCTGGAAGTGGTCGAGACCCCGCCGGAACTCAAGGGCGGCACCGCGACCAAGCGGCCCAAGCCGGCCAAGCTCAACACCGGGATCGAGATCATGGTGCCGGAGTACATCGGCAACGGCGAGCGCGTGCTGGTCAACACCACCACCGGCGAGTTCGCCGGCCGCGCGGACTGAGCGCGTGCGCCGCGCCATCGCGCTGGCGCTGCTGCTGACGCTGCCGGCCGCGGGGACCGCGGCGGCGGCCAAGCCTGCGCCCGCGCCGGCGACCAAAGCCGCCTGCACGATTCCCGATGACGTGGACCCGGAGCACCACGCCGGCTTCTGCGCCATGCCGCAGGACGTGCGCGCCTTCGTCGCGCGTCAGGATGTGTGCAATCACTTCGCCGGCGAGGAGCCTTACGACGCCCCGCGCCGTCGCGAGCTGGAAAAGGCGGTGGCCAAGTACTGCGACGGCAACGAGGCGACCTGGGCCGCGCTGCGCGCGCGCTACCGCGGCGATCCGGCGCGCGATGCATGGCTGAGCCGCTATGGCGAGGACGCCGGGCTGGATCTGCCGTAGCGGCGACTGGATGTTGCTGCGCTGGTGGGTTGTCGCGGCTGAAGCCGCTCCTACAAGAGCATGCGCGGCCTGCGCCGGATGCACTGTAGGAGCGGCTTCAGCCGCGACCGGCAGCCTCCCCCGTCATGGGCTCCGCCGGTCGCTGCGATGCCGACCGCCACCATCGCTCTGCGCAACCGGCAATCGCCCGCCGCGCCGCACAGCGTCGCCAGCGTCTTGAAAAAGCGCATGCCGGCGCAGCGAACATCGCGCGGATCGTTCGTTACACGTCACCGCGTCTCAACAGGCGACAACACCGACGGCGACACCAACTCCAGGCCACCGCCCTCGCGATTGAGATCGCGCAGCCGCGTGCCCAGCGCCGCCAGGTTCGCGTCGATCTGCTGCAGCTCCGTGCGCAGCGGCGCCGGCAGCAGCGCCTGCAAGCGTGCCTGCACCGCGCCGCCGTCGCTGCGCAAGGCGTCGATCCGCGCCTGGGCCTGCTGCAACCGTGCGCGTTCCTCCCCTTGCGGCAAACCATAGCCGGGCATCCCCTGCAGCAACGTCGCCGGCTGGCTCAACAGGCCCTGCTCCGCCAGCAGCGCCCGTACCGCTTCGGCGGCCTCGCGGGTCCCGCCGCCCGGGTCGGCAGG
This window contains:
- the yeiP gene encoding elongation factor P-like protein YeiP; its protein translation is MKANEIKKGNVVEYNNGVYQIRDIERSSPQGRGGNVRFRFVMYSVPGGNKLDASFDGDDDLREVELMRRQATFSYKDGEAFVFLDDEDYTPYTLDADVIGDDAGYITDGLSGIYVQVIDDQPVAIQLPQSVTLEVVETPPELKGGTATKRPKPAKLNTGIEIMVPEYIGNGERVLVNTTTGEFAGRAD